The following coding sequences lie in one Populus nigra chromosome 15, ddPopNigr1.1, whole genome shotgun sequence genomic window:
- the LOC133674804 gene encoding topless-related protein 4-like isoform X2 — MSSLSRELVFLILQFLEEEKFKETVHRLEQESGFYFNMRYFEEMVTNGEWDEVEKYLSGFTKVDDNRYSMKIFFEIRKQKYLEALDKRDRAKAVEILVKDLKVFAAFNEELFKEITQLLTLENFRDNEQLSKYGDTKSARGIMLGELKKLIEANPLFRDKLQFPTLKNSRLRTLINQSLNWQHQLCKSPRSNPDIKTLFVDHSCGQPNGARAPSPVTNSLMGGVPKSGGFPSITGHGPFQPAPAALPSSLAGWMANPSASAGPLGLAPNNTAILKHPRTPPTNNTAIDYQTADSEHVLKRPRPFGLSDEVNLPINIMPIAYTSQNHGQNSYSSDDLPKNPVMALNQGSAVKSMDFHPVQQILLLVGTNMGEVMLWELGSRERIAWKNFKVWDLNARSRALQASLSNDYTASVNRVAWSPDGTLFGVAYSKHIMHVYSYHGGDDIRNHLEMDAHNGNVNDLAFAYPNKQLVVVTCGDDRTIRVWDAIVGTRLFNFVGHDAPVYSVCPHHKENIQFIFSTATDGKIKAWLYDNAGSRVDYNAPGHSSTTMAYSADGTRLFSCGTNKEGESHLVEWNESEGAVKRTYNGLAKRSGGVVKFDTTKNRFLAAGDDFMIKFWDMDNNNLLTTIDAEGGLPASPCIRFNKEGTLLAVSTNDNSIKILSNSDGIRLLRTVESRTFDASRAASAAVAKAPAIGTFPPANATVGTSIDNQAAPAAPMVGMNSDNRSLVDVKPKIQDESIEKSRIWKLTEINEPSQCRSLRLPDSLTAMRVSRLIFTNSGVAILALASNAVHKLWKWQRNDRNLTGKATASVPPQLWQPSSGILMTNDISDTNPEDAVPCFALSKNDSYVMSASGGKISLFNMMTFKTMTTFMAPPPAATFLAFHPQDNNIIAIGMEDSSIQIYNVRVDEVKTKLKGHQKRITGLAFSHSLNVLVSSGADSQLCVWSTDAWEKQASKFLQIQTGRVASSLADTRVQFHLDQIHLLAVHETQIAIFEAPKLECLKQWFPREASGPITHATYSCDSQSIYVSFEDGSVGVLTASTLRLRCRINSTAYLPPNPSLRVYPLVIAAHPSEPDQFALGLTDGGIHVLEPLESEGKWGTSPPVENGAGPSTASGAAGSEQAQR, encoded by the exons ATGTCTTCGCTTAGTAGAGAGCTTGTGTTTCTCATACTTCAGTTTCTCGAGGAAgagaaatttaaagaaactGTTCACAG ATTGGAGCAAGAGTCAGGGTTTTACTTTAACATGAGGTACTTTGAAGAAATGGTGACAAATGGAGAGTGGGATGAAGTGGAGAAGTATTTGTCAGGGTTTACGAAAGTGGATGATAATAGATATTCGATGAAGATTTTCTTTGAGATTCGGAAGCAAAAGTACCTTGAAGCTTTGGACAA GCGAGATCGTGCGAAGGCAGTTGAAATTTTAGTGAAGGACTTGAAAGTGTTTGCGGCATTTAATGAAGAGCTGTTTAAAGAAATTACGCAGCTACTGACGTTGGAAAACTTtag AGATAATGAACAGCTATCCAAATATGGAGACACCAAGTCTGCTAGGGGTATAATGCTCGGTGAACTCAAAAAGTTGATAGAGGCTAACCCTCTTTTCCGTGACAAGCTTCAGTTTCCTACTTTGAAAAACTCAAGATTGCGGACTCTAATTAATCAGAG TTTAAATTGGCAACATCAGCTTTGTAAGAGTCCAAGGTCTAATCCTGACATAAAGACTTTATTTGTTGACCACAGTTGTGGGCAACCAAATGGTGCGCGGGCCCCATCCCCTGTCACCAATTCCTTAATGGGTGGCGTGCCCAAGTCAGGGGGGTTTCCTTCAATAACCGGTCATGGT CCATTTCAGCCTGCGCCTGCAGCTCTTCCATCTTCTCTTGCAGGATGGATGGCGAATCCATCTGCTTCTGCTGGGCCCCTAGGTTTGGCTCCCAATAACACAG CTATCTTAAAGCATCCCAGGACTCCCCCTACCAATAACACAGCTATTGACTATCAAACAGCAGACTCTGAACATGTGTTGAAGAGGCCAAGACCATTTGGACTATCGGATGAG GTCAATCTGCCAATAAACATTATGCCCATTGCTTATACGAGCCAGAACCATGGGCAAAACTCCTACTCTTCTGATGACTTGCCCAAGAATCCTGTCATGGCTTTAAATCAAGGTTCTGCTGTCAAGAGTATGGATTTTCATCCAGTCCAACAAATTCTACTTCTTG TTGGAACAAACATGGGTGAAGTCATGTTATGGGAGTTGGGCAGCAGAGAAAGGATTGCTTGGAAGAATTTCAAGGTTTGGGACCTTAATGCACGCTCAAGAGCTCTGCAG GCATCTCTGTCCAATGATTATACAGCATCCGTTAACCGTGTGGCGTGGAGTCCTGATGGAACTTTATTTG gtGTTGCATACTCCAAGCACATTATGCATGTATACTCCTACCATGGCGGTGATGACATAAGAAATCACCTTGAG ATGGATGCTCATAATGGGAATGTAAATGATCTTGCTTTTGCTTACCCAAACAAACAACTTGTTGTAGTCACTTGTGGCGATGACAGGACCATCAgg GTTTGGGATGCGATTGTGGGGACTCGActgtttaattttgttggtcATGATGCACCTGTATATTCTGTGTGCCCACATCACAAGGAAAATATTCAG TTTATCTTTTCAACCGCAACTGATGGAAAGATAAAGGCATGGTTGTATGATAATGCTGGTTCAAGAGTCGACTATAATGCACCAGGGCATTCTTCTACCACAATGGCATACAGTGCTGATGGAACTAG GTTATTCTCATGTGGGACAAACAAAGAAGGAGAATCACACTTGGTGGAGTGGAATGAAAGCGAAGGAGCTGTGAAACGTACCTATAATGGTCTTGCAAAGCGTTCTGGGGGTGTTGTGAAGTTTGATACCACTAAAAATCGATTCTTGGCAGCTGGGGATGATTTCATGATCAAGTTTTGGGACATGGATAATAACAACCTGTTGACAACTATTGATGCAGAGGGTGGATTGCCG GCTTCTCCTTGTATTAGATTTAACAAGGAAGGAACACTGTTAGCAGTCTCAACAAATGACAATAGCATCAAAATTCTATCAAATTCAGATGGGATCAGGCTGCTCCGGACAGTGGAGAGTCGTACATTTGATGCTTCTAGAGCTGCTTCTGCTGCTGTTGCGAAG GCCCCTGCAATAGGCACTTTTCCTCCTGCTAATGCCACAGTTGGAACTAGCATCGATAATCAAGCTGCTCCTGCAGCACCCATGGTTGGAATG AATAGTGACAATCGAAGTTTAGTTGACGTGAAGCCTAAAATTCAAGACGAATCAATTGAAAAATCTAGGATCTGGAAATTAACAGAAATAAATGAACCATCACAGTGTCGCTCCCTGAGGCTCCCTGATAGCTTGACTGCCATGAGG GTGTCtagattaatttttacaaattcaGGAGTTGCCATATTGGCACTAGCATCTAATGCAGTGCACAAGCTTTGGAAGTGGCAGAGAAATGATCGAAACTTAACTGGGAAG GCCACTGCTAGTGTACCACCTCAATTATGGCAGCCTTCTAGCGGAATTTTGATGACTAATGATATCAGTGACACAAATCCTGAAGATGCTGTTCCGTGCTTTGCACTTTCAAAGAATGATTCTTATGTTATGTCAGCTTCAGGAGGGAAGATTTCTCTTTTCAATATGATGACATTTAAG ACAATGACAACATTCATGGCTCCACCACCAGCTGCAACATTTTTAGCATTTCACCCTCAAGACAACAATATCATTGCTATTGGCATGGAGGACTCTTCTATACAAATTTATAACGTCAGGGTTGATGAG GTTAAAACAAAGTTAAAAGGTCATCAGAAAAGAATTACAGGACTCGCCTTCTCACACTCTCTAAATGTCCTGGTGTCTTCCGGAGCTGACTCGCAG TTGTGTGTTTGGAGCACCGATGCATGGGAGAAACAAGCTAGTAAATTCTTGCAAATTCAAACTGGACGAGTTGCTTCTTCTCTTGCAGATACACGTGTTCAATTTCACCTTGACCAGATACATTTGCTTGCGGTTCATGAAACACAGATAGCTATATTTGAAGCACCAAAATTGGAATGCCTCAAGCAG TGGTTCCCTCGTGAAGCAAGTGGTCCGATCACGCATGCTACGTATTCCTGTGATAGCCAATCTATATATGTTAGTTTTGAAGATGGAAGTGTGGGTGTTCTCACTGCTTCAACACTAAGGTTGAGATGCAGAATAAATTCTACTGCTTATTTACCTCCCAATCCAAG CTTGAGAGTGTATCCTCTTGTCATTGCTGCACATCCCTCTGAGCCTGATCAATTCGCACTGGGACTAACAGACGGTGGAATTCATGTGCTTGAACCATTGGAGTCGGAAGGAAAATGGGGGACCTCGCCTCCTGTTGAAAATGGTGCTGGCCCTAGTACAGCTTCTGGTGCTGCTGGTTCTGAACAAGCTCAAAGGTAG
- the LOC133674804 gene encoding topless-related protein 4-like isoform X3, which translates to MSSLSRELVFLILQFLEEEKFKETVHRLEQESGFYFNMRYFEEMVTNGEWDEVEKYLSGFTKVDDNRYSMKIFFEIRKQKYLEALDKRDRAKAVEILVKDLKVFAAFNEELFKEITQLLTLENFRDNEQLSKYGDTKSARGIMLGELKKLIEANPLFRDKLQFPTLKNSRLRTLINQSCGQPNGARAPSPVTNSLMGGVPKSGGFPSITGHGPFQPAPAALPSSLAGWMANPSASAGPLGLAPNNTAAILKHPRTPPTNNTAIDYQTADSEHVLKRPRPFGLSDEVNLPINIMPIAYTSQNHGQNSYSSDDLPKNPVMALNQGSAVKSMDFHPVQQILLLVGTNMGEVMLWELGSRERIAWKNFKVWDLNARSRALQASLSNDYTASVNRVAWSPDGTLFGVAYSKHIMHVYSYHGGDDIRNHLEMDAHNGNVNDLAFAYPNKQLVVVTCGDDRTIRVWDAIVGTRLFNFVGHDAPVYSVCPHHKENIQFIFSTATDGKIKAWLYDNAGSRVDYNAPGHSSTTMAYSADGTRLFSCGTNKEGESHLVEWNESEGAVKRTYNGLAKRSGGVVKFDTTKNRFLAAGDDFMIKFWDMDNNNLLTTIDAEGGLPASPCIRFNKEGTLLAVSTNDNSIKILSNSDGIRLLRTVESRTFDASRAASAAVAKAPAIGTFPPANATVGTSIDNQAAPAAPMVGMNSDNRSLVDVKPKIQDESIEKSRIWKLTEINEPSQCRSLRLPDSLTAMRVSRLIFTNSGVAILALASNAVHKLWKWQRNDRNLTGKATASVPPQLWQPSSGILMTNDISDTNPEDAVPCFALSKNDSYVMSASGGKISLFNMMTFKTMTTFMAPPPAATFLAFHPQDNNIIAIGMEDSSIQIYNVRVDEVKTKLKGHQKRITGLAFSHSLNVLVSSGADSQLCVWSTDAWEKQASKFLQIQTGRVASSLADTRVQFHLDQIHLLAVHETQIAIFEAPKLECLKQWFPREASGPITHATYSCDSQSIYVSFEDGSVGVLTASTLRLRCRINSTAYLPPNPSLRVYPLVIAAHPSEPDQFALGLTDGGIHVLEPLESEGKWGTSPPVENGAGPSTASGAAGSEQAQR; encoded by the exons ATGTCTTCGCTTAGTAGAGAGCTTGTGTTTCTCATACTTCAGTTTCTCGAGGAAgagaaatttaaagaaactGTTCACAG ATTGGAGCAAGAGTCAGGGTTTTACTTTAACATGAGGTACTTTGAAGAAATGGTGACAAATGGAGAGTGGGATGAAGTGGAGAAGTATTTGTCAGGGTTTACGAAAGTGGATGATAATAGATATTCGATGAAGATTTTCTTTGAGATTCGGAAGCAAAAGTACCTTGAAGCTTTGGACAA GCGAGATCGTGCGAAGGCAGTTGAAATTTTAGTGAAGGACTTGAAAGTGTTTGCGGCATTTAATGAAGAGCTGTTTAAAGAAATTACGCAGCTACTGACGTTGGAAAACTTtag AGATAATGAACAGCTATCCAAATATGGAGACACCAAGTCTGCTAGGGGTATAATGCTCGGTGAACTCAAAAAGTTGATAGAGGCTAACCCTCTTTTCCGTGACAAGCTTCAGTTTCCTACTTTGAAAAACTCAAGATTGCGGACTCTAATTAATCAGAG TTGTGGGCAACCAAATGGTGCGCGGGCCCCATCCCCTGTCACCAATTCCTTAATGGGTGGCGTGCCCAAGTCAGGGGGGTTTCCTTCAATAACCGGTCATGGT CCATTTCAGCCTGCGCCTGCAGCTCTTCCATCTTCTCTTGCAGGATGGATGGCGAATCCATCTGCTTCTGCTGGGCCCCTAGGTTTGGCTCCCAATAACACA GCAGCTATCTTAAAGCATCCCAGGACTCCCCCTACCAATAACACAGCTATTGACTATCAAACAGCAGACTCTGAACATGTGTTGAAGAGGCCAAGACCATTTGGACTATCGGATGAG GTCAATCTGCCAATAAACATTATGCCCATTGCTTATACGAGCCAGAACCATGGGCAAAACTCCTACTCTTCTGATGACTTGCCCAAGAATCCTGTCATGGCTTTAAATCAAGGTTCTGCTGTCAAGAGTATGGATTTTCATCCAGTCCAACAAATTCTACTTCTTG TTGGAACAAACATGGGTGAAGTCATGTTATGGGAGTTGGGCAGCAGAGAAAGGATTGCTTGGAAGAATTTCAAGGTTTGGGACCTTAATGCACGCTCAAGAGCTCTGCAG GCATCTCTGTCCAATGATTATACAGCATCCGTTAACCGTGTGGCGTGGAGTCCTGATGGAACTTTATTTG gtGTTGCATACTCCAAGCACATTATGCATGTATACTCCTACCATGGCGGTGATGACATAAGAAATCACCTTGAG ATGGATGCTCATAATGGGAATGTAAATGATCTTGCTTTTGCTTACCCAAACAAACAACTTGTTGTAGTCACTTGTGGCGATGACAGGACCATCAgg GTTTGGGATGCGATTGTGGGGACTCGActgtttaattttgttggtcATGATGCACCTGTATATTCTGTGTGCCCACATCACAAGGAAAATATTCAG TTTATCTTTTCAACCGCAACTGATGGAAAGATAAAGGCATGGTTGTATGATAATGCTGGTTCAAGAGTCGACTATAATGCACCAGGGCATTCTTCTACCACAATGGCATACAGTGCTGATGGAACTAG GTTATTCTCATGTGGGACAAACAAAGAAGGAGAATCACACTTGGTGGAGTGGAATGAAAGCGAAGGAGCTGTGAAACGTACCTATAATGGTCTTGCAAAGCGTTCTGGGGGTGTTGTGAAGTTTGATACCACTAAAAATCGATTCTTGGCAGCTGGGGATGATTTCATGATCAAGTTTTGGGACATGGATAATAACAACCTGTTGACAACTATTGATGCAGAGGGTGGATTGCCG GCTTCTCCTTGTATTAGATTTAACAAGGAAGGAACACTGTTAGCAGTCTCAACAAATGACAATAGCATCAAAATTCTATCAAATTCAGATGGGATCAGGCTGCTCCGGACAGTGGAGAGTCGTACATTTGATGCTTCTAGAGCTGCTTCTGCTGCTGTTGCGAAG GCCCCTGCAATAGGCACTTTTCCTCCTGCTAATGCCACAGTTGGAACTAGCATCGATAATCAAGCTGCTCCTGCAGCACCCATGGTTGGAATG AATAGTGACAATCGAAGTTTAGTTGACGTGAAGCCTAAAATTCAAGACGAATCAATTGAAAAATCTAGGATCTGGAAATTAACAGAAATAAATGAACCATCACAGTGTCGCTCCCTGAGGCTCCCTGATAGCTTGACTGCCATGAGG GTGTCtagattaatttttacaaattcaGGAGTTGCCATATTGGCACTAGCATCTAATGCAGTGCACAAGCTTTGGAAGTGGCAGAGAAATGATCGAAACTTAACTGGGAAG GCCACTGCTAGTGTACCACCTCAATTATGGCAGCCTTCTAGCGGAATTTTGATGACTAATGATATCAGTGACACAAATCCTGAAGATGCTGTTCCGTGCTTTGCACTTTCAAAGAATGATTCTTATGTTATGTCAGCTTCAGGAGGGAAGATTTCTCTTTTCAATATGATGACATTTAAG ACAATGACAACATTCATGGCTCCACCACCAGCTGCAACATTTTTAGCATTTCACCCTCAAGACAACAATATCATTGCTATTGGCATGGAGGACTCTTCTATACAAATTTATAACGTCAGGGTTGATGAG GTTAAAACAAAGTTAAAAGGTCATCAGAAAAGAATTACAGGACTCGCCTTCTCACACTCTCTAAATGTCCTGGTGTCTTCCGGAGCTGACTCGCAG TTGTGTGTTTGGAGCACCGATGCATGGGAGAAACAAGCTAGTAAATTCTTGCAAATTCAAACTGGACGAGTTGCTTCTTCTCTTGCAGATACACGTGTTCAATTTCACCTTGACCAGATACATTTGCTTGCGGTTCATGAAACACAGATAGCTATATTTGAAGCACCAAAATTGGAATGCCTCAAGCAG TGGTTCCCTCGTGAAGCAAGTGGTCCGATCACGCATGCTACGTATTCCTGTGATAGCCAATCTATATATGTTAGTTTTGAAGATGGAAGTGTGGGTGTTCTCACTGCTTCAACACTAAGGTTGAGATGCAGAATAAATTCTACTGCTTATTTACCTCCCAATCCAAG CTTGAGAGTGTATCCTCTTGTCATTGCTGCACATCCCTCTGAGCCTGATCAATTCGCACTGGGACTAACAGACGGTGGAATTCATGTGCTTGAACCATTGGAGTCGGAAGGAAAATGGGGGACCTCGCCTCCTGTTGAAAATGGTGCTGGCCCTAGTACAGCTTCTGGTGCTGCTGGTTCTGAACAAGCTCAAAGGTAG
- the LOC133674804 gene encoding topless-related protein 4-like isoform X1, which produces MSSLSRELVFLILQFLEEEKFKETVHRLEQESGFYFNMRYFEEMVTNGEWDEVEKYLSGFTKVDDNRYSMKIFFEIRKQKYLEALDKRDRAKAVEILVKDLKVFAAFNEELFKEITQLLTLENFRDNEQLSKYGDTKSARGIMLGELKKLIEANPLFRDKLQFPTLKNSRLRTLINQSLNWQHQLCKSPRSNPDIKTLFVDHSCGQPNGARAPSPVTNSLMGGVPKSGGFPSITGHGPFQPAPAALPSSLAGWMANPSASAGPLGLAPNNTAAILKHPRTPPTNNTAIDYQTADSEHVLKRPRPFGLSDEVNLPINIMPIAYTSQNHGQNSYSSDDLPKNPVMALNQGSAVKSMDFHPVQQILLLVGTNMGEVMLWELGSRERIAWKNFKVWDLNARSRALQASLSNDYTASVNRVAWSPDGTLFGVAYSKHIMHVYSYHGGDDIRNHLEMDAHNGNVNDLAFAYPNKQLVVVTCGDDRTIRVWDAIVGTRLFNFVGHDAPVYSVCPHHKENIQFIFSTATDGKIKAWLYDNAGSRVDYNAPGHSSTTMAYSADGTRLFSCGTNKEGESHLVEWNESEGAVKRTYNGLAKRSGGVVKFDTTKNRFLAAGDDFMIKFWDMDNNNLLTTIDAEGGLPASPCIRFNKEGTLLAVSTNDNSIKILSNSDGIRLLRTVESRTFDASRAASAAVAKAPAIGTFPPANATVGTSIDNQAAPAAPMVGMNSDNRSLVDVKPKIQDESIEKSRIWKLTEINEPSQCRSLRLPDSLTAMRVSRLIFTNSGVAILALASNAVHKLWKWQRNDRNLTGKATASVPPQLWQPSSGILMTNDISDTNPEDAVPCFALSKNDSYVMSASGGKISLFNMMTFKTMTTFMAPPPAATFLAFHPQDNNIIAIGMEDSSIQIYNVRVDEVKTKLKGHQKRITGLAFSHSLNVLVSSGADSQLCVWSTDAWEKQASKFLQIQTGRVASSLADTRVQFHLDQIHLLAVHETQIAIFEAPKLECLKQWFPREASGPITHATYSCDSQSIYVSFEDGSVGVLTASTLRLRCRINSTAYLPPNPSLRVYPLVIAAHPSEPDQFALGLTDGGIHVLEPLESEGKWGTSPPVENGAGPSTASGAAGSEQAQR; this is translated from the exons ATGTCTTCGCTTAGTAGAGAGCTTGTGTTTCTCATACTTCAGTTTCTCGAGGAAgagaaatttaaagaaactGTTCACAG ATTGGAGCAAGAGTCAGGGTTTTACTTTAACATGAGGTACTTTGAAGAAATGGTGACAAATGGAGAGTGGGATGAAGTGGAGAAGTATTTGTCAGGGTTTACGAAAGTGGATGATAATAGATATTCGATGAAGATTTTCTTTGAGATTCGGAAGCAAAAGTACCTTGAAGCTTTGGACAA GCGAGATCGTGCGAAGGCAGTTGAAATTTTAGTGAAGGACTTGAAAGTGTTTGCGGCATTTAATGAAGAGCTGTTTAAAGAAATTACGCAGCTACTGACGTTGGAAAACTTtag AGATAATGAACAGCTATCCAAATATGGAGACACCAAGTCTGCTAGGGGTATAATGCTCGGTGAACTCAAAAAGTTGATAGAGGCTAACCCTCTTTTCCGTGACAAGCTTCAGTTTCCTACTTTGAAAAACTCAAGATTGCGGACTCTAATTAATCAGAG TTTAAATTGGCAACATCAGCTTTGTAAGAGTCCAAGGTCTAATCCTGACATAAAGACTTTATTTGTTGACCACAGTTGTGGGCAACCAAATGGTGCGCGGGCCCCATCCCCTGTCACCAATTCCTTAATGGGTGGCGTGCCCAAGTCAGGGGGGTTTCCTTCAATAACCGGTCATGGT CCATTTCAGCCTGCGCCTGCAGCTCTTCCATCTTCTCTTGCAGGATGGATGGCGAATCCATCTGCTTCTGCTGGGCCCCTAGGTTTGGCTCCCAATAACACA GCAGCTATCTTAAAGCATCCCAGGACTCCCCCTACCAATAACACAGCTATTGACTATCAAACAGCAGACTCTGAACATGTGTTGAAGAGGCCAAGACCATTTGGACTATCGGATGAG GTCAATCTGCCAATAAACATTATGCCCATTGCTTATACGAGCCAGAACCATGGGCAAAACTCCTACTCTTCTGATGACTTGCCCAAGAATCCTGTCATGGCTTTAAATCAAGGTTCTGCTGTCAAGAGTATGGATTTTCATCCAGTCCAACAAATTCTACTTCTTG TTGGAACAAACATGGGTGAAGTCATGTTATGGGAGTTGGGCAGCAGAGAAAGGATTGCTTGGAAGAATTTCAAGGTTTGGGACCTTAATGCACGCTCAAGAGCTCTGCAG GCATCTCTGTCCAATGATTATACAGCATCCGTTAACCGTGTGGCGTGGAGTCCTGATGGAACTTTATTTG gtGTTGCATACTCCAAGCACATTATGCATGTATACTCCTACCATGGCGGTGATGACATAAGAAATCACCTTGAG ATGGATGCTCATAATGGGAATGTAAATGATCTTGCTTTTGCTTACCCAAACAAACAACTTGTTGTAGTCACTTGTGGCGATGACAGGACCATCAgg GTTTGGGATGCGATTGTGGGGACTCGActgtttaattttgttggtcATGATGCACCTGTATATTCTGTGTGCCCACATCACAAGGAAAATATTCAG TTTATCTTTTCAACCGCAACTGATGGAAAGATAAAGGCATGGTTGTATGATAATGCTGGTTCAAGAGTCGACTATAATGCACCAGGGCATTCTTCTACCACAATGGCATACAGTGCTGATGGAACTAG GTTATTCTCATGTGGGACAAACAAAGAAGGAGAATCACACTTGGTGGAGTGGAATGAAAGCGAAGGAGCTGTGAAACGTACCTATAATGGTCTTGCAAAGCGTTCTGGGGGTGTTGTGAAGTTTGATACCACTAAAAATCGATTCTTGGCAGCTGGGGATGATTTCATGATCAAGTTTTGGGACATGGATAATAACAACCTGTTGACAACTATTGATGCAGAGGGTGGATTGCCG GCTTCTCCTTGTATTAGATTTAACAAGGAAGGAACACTGTTAGCAGTCTCAACAAATGACAATAGCATCAAAATTCTATCAAATTCAGATGGGATCAGGCTGCTCCGGACAGTGGAGAGTCGTACATTTGATGCTTCTAGAGCTGCTTCTGCTGCTGTTGCGAAG GCCCCTGCAATAGGCACTTTTCCTCCTGCTAATGCCACAGTTGGAACTAGCATCGATAATCAAGCTGCTCCTGCAGCACCCATGGTTGGAATG AATAGTGACAATCGAAGTTTAGTTGACGTGAAGCCTAAAATTCAAGACGAATCAATTGAAAAATCTAGGATCTGGAAATTAACAGAAATAAATGAACCATCACAGTGTCGCTCCCTGAGGCTCCCTGATAGCTTGACTGCCATGAGG GTGTCtagattaatttttacaaattcaGGAGTTGCCATATTGGCACTAGCATCTAATGCAGTGCACAAGCTTTGGAAGTGGCAGAGAAATGATCGAAACTTAACTGGGAAG GCCACTGCTAGTGTACCACCTCAATTATGGCAGCCTTCTAGCGGAATTTTGATGACTAATGATATCAGTGACACAAATCCTGAAGATGCTGTTCCGTGCTTTGCACTTTCAAAGAATGATTCTTATGTTATGTCAGCTTCAGGAGGGAAGATTTCTCTTTTCAATATGATGACATTTAAG ACAATGACAACATTCATGGCTCCACCACCAGCTGCAACATTTTTAGCATTTCACCCTCAAGACAACAATATCATTGCTATTGGCATGGAGGACTCTTCTATACAAATTTATAACGTCAGGGTTGATGAG GTTAAAACAAAGTTAAAAGGTCATCAGAAAAGAATTACAGGACTCGCCTTCTCACACTCTCTAAATGTCCTGGTGTCTTCCGGAGCTGACTCGCAG TTGTGTGTTTGGAGCACCGATGCATGGGAGAAACAAGCTAGTAAATTCTTGCAAATTCAAACTGGACGAGTTGCTTCTTCTCTTGCAGATACACGTGTTCAATTTCACCTTGACCAGATACATTTGCTTGCGGTTCATGAAACACAGATAGCTATATTTGAAGCACCAAAATTGGAATGCCTCAAGCAG TGGTTCCCTCGTGAAGCAAGTGGTCCGATCACGCATGCTACGTATTCCTGTGATAGCCAATCTATATATGTTAGTTTTGAAGATGGAAGTGTGGGTGTTCTCACTGCTTCAACACTAAGGTTGAGATGCAGAATAAATTCTACTGCTTATTTACCTCCCAATCCAAG CTTGAGAGTGTATCCTCTTGTCATTGCTGCACATCCCTCTGAGCCTGATCAATTCGCACTGGGACTAACAGACGGTGGAATTCATGTGCTTGAACCATTGGAGTCGGAAGGAAAATGGGGGACCTCGCCTCCTGTTGAAAATGGTGCTGGCCCTAGTACAGCTTCTGGTGCTGCTGGTTCTGAACAAGCTCAAAGGTAG